In a genomic window of Cyclopterus lumpus isolate fCycLum1 chromosome 13, fCycLum1.pri, whole genome shotgun sequence:
- the LOC117741939 gene encoding claudin-3-like, protein MSVGLELIGISLCILGWIIAILGCALPMWRVTAFIGSNIVTAQIIWEGLWMTCVVQSTGQMQCKVYDSMLALSQDLQAARALTVISILLAIVAVLIAITGAKCTNCIDDEASKSKVMIISGVFFIVAGVMQLIPVSWSANTIIRDFYNPLLTDAQRRELGAALYIGWAAAALLILGGALLCCSCPPRETRYNPSRMAYSAPRSAGGPGLERKDYV, encoded by the coding sequence ATGTCTGTAGGGCTGGAGTTGATAGGCATCTCCTTGTGCATTTTGGGATGGATTATTGCCATCTTGGGGTGCGCCCTCCCCATGTGGAGGGTGACGGCCTTCATCGGCAGCAACATCGTGACCGCTCAGATCATCTGGGAGGGCCTGTGGATGACCTGCGTGGTCCAGAGCACGGGCCAGATGCAGTGTAAGGTGTACGACTCCATGCTCGCCCTCTCCCAGGACCTCCAAGCCGCCCGCGCCCTCACCGTCATCTCCATCCTGTTAGCCATCGTGGCAGTGCTTATCGCCATCACCGGGGCCAAGTGCACCAACTGTATCGACGACGAGGCGTCCAAGTCCAAGGTGATGATCATCTCCGGGGTCTTCTTCATCGTTGCCGGGGTCATGCAGCTCATTCCTGTCTCCTGGTCAGCCAACACTATAATCAGGGACTTCTACAACCCTCTGCTCACTGACGCTCAGCGGAGGGAGCTGGGGGCTGCTCTGTACATCGGCTGGGCGGCAGCTGCCCTCCTGATTCTTGGCGGCGCACTGCTCTGCTGCTCCTGCCCGCCGCGTGAGACCAGGTACAACCCTTCACGAATGGCTTACTCTGCCCCGCGGTCCGCAGGCGGCCCAGGGTTAGAAAGGAAAGACTATGTATGA
- the LOC117741301 gene encoding claudin-3-like → MPSAGLEILGVTLAVLGWISAIVSCALPMWRVSAFIGVNIVTAQTTWEGIWMNCVVQSTGQMQCKIHDSMLALSSDLQAARALTIISILVGIVGVLVAMMGAKCTNCVDEESAKARVMIAAGVAFILAAVTQLIPVSWSAHTIIMEFYSPIIPEAQKREIGGALYLGWAAAAFLLIGGGILCSSCPRQPEKRYGPPSKMMYSQQTRSLAPSGYDRRDYV, encoded by the coding sequence ATGCCTTCAGCGGGACTGGAGATACTTGGAGTGACTCTGGCTGTCCTGGGATGGATCTCGGCCATTGTATCCTGCGCCTTGCCCATGTGGAGAGTATCGGCCTTCATCGGGGTGAACATAGTGACGGCGCAGACCACCTGGGAAGGCATCTGGATGAACTGCGTGGTCCAGAGCACGGGTCAGATGCAGTGTAAAATCCACGACTCAATGTTGGCACTAAGCTCAGATCTCCAGGCCGCCCGCGCCctcaccatcatctccatcttggtGGGCATCGTGGGAGTCCTGGTGGCCATGATGGGGGCGAAATGCACCAACTGTGTGGACGAGGAGTCGGCCAAGGCTCGGGTGATGATCGCCGCCGGGGTGGCCTTCATCCTGGCTGCCGTGACCCAGCTGATTCCCGTGTCATGGTCTGCGCATACCATCATCATGGAGTTCTACAGTCCGATCATACCCGAGGCACAGAAGAGGGAGATCGGTGGGGCTCTGTACCTGGGCTGGGCTGCAGCCGCGTTTCTGCTCATTGGAGGCGGCATTCTCTGCTCCAGTTGCCCCCGGCAACCTGAGAAAAGGTACGGGCCTCCATCAAAGATGATGTACTCCCAACAAACTCGGTCACTCGCCCCAAGTGGTTACGATAGGAGAGACTATGTCTGA
- the LOC117741345 gene encoding claudin-4, whose product MYSAGLEILGMILAVAGWLGVMVACGLPMWRVAAYIGQNIVISQVIWEGLWMNCSVQSTGQMHCRVHDSMLGLPVDLQAARALVIVSMVLCIAGLGLSVAGAKCTNCSRDVISKPRLVVTAGVTFVVAGLLLLVAVSWTAHAIVLGFYDPLLQETGKREFGNALYFGWASSCLLILGGALLCCSCPPRPATAPSGGGSVPPRTDYSAVKIMSVNEYPRRDYV is encoded by the coding sequence ATGTACTCCGCGGGCTTGGAGATCCTCGGCATGATCCTGGCCGTGGCCGGCTGGCTGGGGGTGATGGTGGCCTGCGGCCTGCCCATGTGGCGGGTGGCCGCCTACATCGGTCAGAACATCGTCATCTCCCAGGTGATCTGGGAAGGCCTGTGGATGAACTGCTCTGTGCAGAGCACGGGCCAGATGCACTGCAGGGTGCACGACTCCATGCTGGGGCTGCCGGTAGACCTGCAAGCAGCCCGCGCTCTGGTCATCGTCTCCATGGTGCTGTGCATCGCGGGCCTCGGACTGTCGGTGGCCGGCGCCAAGTGCACCAACTGCAGCCGCGATGTGATCAGCAAGCCGCGGCTGGTGGTGACCGCCGGAGTGACCTTCGTGGTGGctggactgctgctgctggtggctgTGTCTTGGACGGCGCACGCCATCGTCCTGGGCTTCTACGACCCGTTGCTGCAGGAGACGGGGAAGAGGGAGTTTGGGAATGCCCTGTACTTTGGCTGggcttcctcctgcctcctcatACTCGGGGGAGCCCTGCTCTGTTGCTCCTGCCCACCCAGGCCGGCTACCGCACCGAGCGGTGGTGGCTCCGTGCCCCCTCGGACGGACTACTCGGCTGTCAAGATCATGTCAGTGAATGAATACCCCAGAAGAGACTATGTTTGA
- the LOC117741394 gene encoding claudin-4-like, with protein sequence MVSAGFQMMGTALCIIGWIGAIVVCALPMWKVTAFIGQSIVTAQTTWEGIWMTCVVQSTGQMQCKVYDSMLALTSDLQAARALIIISILLGIVGILLAIAGGKCTNCVEDEVSKAKIGVASGVIFILTGILCLIPVCWTANTIINNFYNPLQMSSQKRELGAALFIGWGASGLLILGGALLCANCPPKDNYSAKYAAPRPNAPKDFV encoded by the coding sequence ATGGTGTCTGCCGGCTTTCAGATGATGGGCACTGCCCTGTGCATTATTGGCTGGATCGGTGCCATCGTAGTCTGCGCCCTCCCCATGTGGAAGGTGACAGCATTCATCGGCCAGAGCATCGTCACCGCTCAAACCACCTGGGAGGGCATCTGGATGACCTGCGTGGTCCAGAGCACGGGCCAGATGCAGTGCAAGGTCTACGACTCCATGCTGGCCCTCACCTCGGACCTCCAGGCCGCCCGCgccctcatcatcatctccatcctGCTCGGCATCGTAGGCATCCTTCTCGCCATTGCCGGGGGAAAGTGCACCAACTGTGTGGAAGACGAGGTGTCCAAAGCCAAAATCGGCGTGGCGTCCGGTGTGATCTTCATCCTCACCGGCATTCTGTGCCTCATCCCTGTGTGCTGGACGGCAAACACCATCATTAACAACTTCTACAACCCATTGCAGATGAGCTCTCAGAAAAGGGAGCTCGGAGCTGCGCTCTTCATCGGCTGGGGGGCCTCAGGCCTCCTCATCCTGGGTGGAGCCCTCCTCTGTGCCAACTGCCCTCCCAAGGATAACTACTCCGCCAAGTACGCTGCTCCCCGTCCAAATGCGCCCAAGGACTTTGTCTGA
- the LOC117741393 gene encoding claudin-4-like: MVSQGIQLIGISMALIGWFMVIVVCALPMWKVTAFIGANIITAQTIWQGMWMNCVVQSTGQMQCKVYDSMLALPRDLQAGRAMVIISILTGIIGVMLSIAGGKCTNCIEEEQAKAKACILAGVLFIISGLLCLIPVSWSANSIITNFYNPLLIEAQRYELGAALYIGWAAAALLLMGGGLMCWNCPPKHEHPHYTPKFRPVKSVSTSREYV, from the coding sequence ATGGTTTCTCAGGGGATTCAGCTCATCGGCATATCGATGGCCTTGATCGGCTGGTTCATGGTCATCGTGGTGTGCGCCCTGCCCATGTGGAAGGTCACCGCTTTCATCGGGGCCAACATCATCACGGCGCAGACCATCTGGCAGGGCATGTGGATGAACTGCGTGGTGCAGAGCACGGGCCAGATGCAGTGCAAGGTGTACGACTCCATGCTGGCGCTGCCCCGGGACCTGCAGGCTGGCCGGGCCAtggtcatcatctccatccTGACGGGGATCATCGGGGTGATGTTGTCGATCGCCGGCGGGAAATGCACCAACTGCATCGAGGAGGAGCAAGCCAAGGCGAAGGCCTGCATCCTGGCTGGCGTCTTGTTCATCATCTCGGGTCTGCTCTGTCTCATTCCTGTGTCCTGGTCCGCCAACAGCATCATCACCAACTTCTACAACCCGCTGCTGATCGAAGCCCAGCGGTACGAGCTGGGGGCGGCGCTTTACATCGGCTGGGCGGCCGCCGCACTGCTCCTCATGGGAGGGGGGCTGATGTGTTGGAACTGCCCGCCCAAACACGAGCACCCCCACTACACGCCCAAATTCAGACCCGTGAAGTCGGTCTCCACATCTAGGGAATACGTGTAA